In a single window of the Hoyosella subflava DQS3-9A1 genome:
- a CDS encoding urease accessory protein UreF, with amino-acid sequence MLSNLLALADTRLPIGGHVHSGGMEEAVTSGFVRDLGTLEAFLARRIRTSGLVAGSVAAAVCDGLNTSEADAETDARTPSPAARAASRAQGRGFLRLARSVWPDDDWTGFTAKPHLPVVAGTVARRCDLTPQETALAVVYTSMTGSATAAQRLLALDPAHVTRITFTLSSLCDATAQRAATGLQSLSDPLFDVLAERHTRREMPLFVS; translated from the coding sequence ATGCTGAGTAATCTTCTCGCCCTCGCTGATACGAGGCTGCCAATCGGGGGACACGTCCATTCCGGTGGCATGGAAGAGGCCGTTACGTCCGGTTTTGTTCGCGACCTGGGCACCCTCGAGGCATTTTTAGCACGACGAATCCGCACCAGCGGTCTAGTGGCAGGCTCGGTCGCCGCTGCGGTGTGCGACGGACTCAACACCAGCGAGGCTGATGCCGAGACAGACGCGCGCACCCCGTCACCAGCCGCCCGTGCCGCATCCCGGGCACAGGGCAGAGGGTTTCTCCGGCTGGCGCGCAGTGTGTGGCCCGACGACGACTGGACCGGCTTCACTGCCAAGCCTCACCTGCCGGTGGTCGCCGGCACAGTCGCCCGCAGATGTGACCTCACCCCGCAGGAGACCGCACTGGCCGTTGTCTATACATCGATGACAGGATCAGCCACGGCAGCGCAACGACTGCTCGCGCTCGATCCGGCGCACGTGACCCGCATAACCTTCACCCTGTCATCGCTGTGCGATGCGACCGCCCAGCGCGCGGCTACCGGGCTGCAGAGCTTATCTGACCCATTGTTCGATGTTCTGGCTGAGCGGCACACCCGCCGCGAGATGCCGCTGTTCGTGTCCTGA
- the ureG gene encoding urease accessory protein UreG, with protein sequence MPPHLLDGEPHSHAAARPARERRPGEPVRIGIGGPVGSGKTALVASLCRELCAELSLAVLTNDIYTTEDADFLRRNAVLPDERITAVKTGGCPHTAIRDDITANLDAIDDLIEANQPLDLIFVESGGDNLTATFSTGLIDVQIFVVDVAGGDKVPRKGGPGVTYSDLLVINKTDLAPLVGADLSVMERDATKVRENRPTVFTSLTQDPTAGPVLAWVRAQVQRLGSGTESESGADGVHAH encoded by the coding sequence ATGCCCCCGCATCTTCTAGATGGAGAACCACATTCCCATGCTGCAGCCCGCCCTGCACGCGAGCGGCGCCCCGGCGAACCAGTGCGCATTGGCATTGGCGGGCCAGTGGGCTCGGGTAAGACAGCGCTTGTGGCCAGTCTGTGCCGGGAATTGTGTGCGGAACTGTCACTCGCTGTCCTCACCAACGACATCTACACGACCGAGGATGCCGATTTTCTGCGCCGCAACGCAGTGCTTCCGGACGAACGTATTACTGCCGTCAAGACCGGAGGCTGCCCCCACACAGCGATCCGTGATGACATCACCGCGAACCTCGACGCGATCGATGACCTGATCGAAGCGAATCAGCCGCTCGATCTCATCTTTGTCGAGTCGGGTGGGGATAACCTGACCGCGACGTTCTCCACCGGACTGATCGACGTGCAAATCTTCGTAGTCGACGTGGCGGGTGGAGACAAAGTGCCCCGGAAGGGTGGGCCTGGAGTCACGTATTCGGATCTGCTCGTGATCAACAAGACTGACCTCGCCCCACTCGTAGGTGCGGACCTCTCGGTGATGGAGCGCGACGCTACCAAGGTCCGGGAAAACCGTCCCACCGTTTTCACCTCCTTGACGCAAGACCCCACAGCGGGTCCAGTGCTGGCGTGGGTGCGTGCGCAGGTGCAGCGGCTCGGCTCCGGAACGGAATCAGAATCCGGAGCAGACGGAGTACATGCGCACTGA
- a CDS encoding urease accessory protein UreD, giving the protein MRTELVIDAEKGRSPRIRSSGGLAARITGPDTVHVIGTAMTPLGGDEISVRVTVGDGARLIVRSVAASVALPGEKSVRSASNWMFGVKTDGYLDWEPEPMIVAGRAEHDATTELDLAASATVRLRERVQIGRWGEHGLGFWRGTLSARVDTVPMVMHTLELGHGDVLGTPRALTSELNYPGCGEEVLIDESPGGLGLRVPLPLGGSLMTWTGESL; this is encoded by the coding sequence ATGCGCACTGAACTGGTAATCGACGCAGAAAAAGGCCGCTCACCGCGCATCCGGTCGTCGGGTGGCCTGGCAGCGCGGATAACGGGGCCGGACACGGTCCATGTGATCGGAACAGCGATGACTCCGCTCGGTGGCGATGAGATCAGCGTACGAGTGACGGTCGGCGACGGCGCGCGACTTATTGTGCGATCCGTGGCGGCCTCCGTCGCGCTGCCGGGGGAGAAGTCTGTGCGATCCGCTTCGAACTGGATGTTTGGCGTCAAAACCGACGGGTATCTGGATTGGGAGCCAGAACCCATGATCGTTGCTGGCCGGGCGGAGCACGACGCGACGACCGAATTGGACCTCGCTGCGTCTGCCACAGTGCGGCTGCGCGAACGCGTTCAGATCGGCCGGTGGGGCGAACACGGTCTGGGGTTCTGGCGCGGCACGCTGAGCGCCCGGGTGGACACGGTTCCGATGGTGATGCACACCTTGGAACTAGGCCACGGCGATGTGCTTGGAACGCCGCGCGCGCTCACCAGCGAACTGAACTATCCAGGCTGCGGAGAGGAGGTACTGATTGATGAGAGCCCAGGTGGTCTTGGTCTTCGGGTGCCTCTCCCGCTAGGCGGTTCTCTCATGACGTGGACGGGGGAAAGCCTCTGA
- the thpD gene encoding ectoine hydroxylase, with the protein MTTARNAIGDLYPSRLSSQAASFGRPHPTTWGSTPGPFTADALSRYDAKGFHIEEGLLTPAQIQHCWSEVERLSADPELAKTELIVRERGSDTVRSIFAVHEVSPLIDKLIRTPRILDRARQILGSDVYIHQSRINCMPGFAGTGFYWHSDFETWHAEDGMPVPRAVSLSIALTDNYPFNGGLMLMPGAHRTFVPCVGQTPENNYKSSLQEQRIGVPSEDAITELAYEFGIEQFTGQAGSALFFDSNSMHGSSNNITPYPRANIFLVFNSVDNVLEQPFAGTKPRPEHLGSRDFTPLTPITGSPFA; encoded by the coding sequence ATGACAACCGCTCGGAACGCGATCGGTGATCTTTATCCCTCGCGTCTTTCCTCACAGGCAGCCTCCTTTGGCCGCCCTCATCCCACAACCTGGGGCAGCACTCCGGGACCATTTACGGCCGACGCCCTTTCCCGGTACGACGCGAAGGGCTTCCACATTGAAGAAGGACTCCTGACACCGGCGCAGATTCAGCACTGCTGGTCGGAAGTCGAGCGTCTTTCGGCTGATCCCGAGCTTGCGAAGACCGAACTGATTGTGCGGGAACGCGGTTCCGACACAGTTCGTTCGATTTTCGCGGTGCACGAGGTGAGCCCCCTGATCGACAAACTGATCCGAACCCCGCGAATTCTCGATCGTGCTCGGCAGATCCTTGGGTCTGACGTGTACATTCATCAAAGCCGGATAAATTGCATGCCGGGATTTGCAGGTACGGGGTTCTACTGGCATTCCGATTTCGAAACATGGCACGCAGAAGATGGAATGCCCGTCCCACGCGCCGTCAGTTTATCAATCGCGCTAACTGACAATTATCCGTTCAATGGCGGACTGATGCTGATGCCAGGTGCGCACCGCACATTCGTGCCATGCGTCGGCCAAACACCGGAAAACAATTACAAATCCTCATTGCAGGAACAGCGAATCGGTGTGCCGAGCGAGGATGCGATCACGGAGCTCGCATACGAATTCGGTATCGAGCAGTTTACCGGGCAGGCTGGCAGCGCCCTGTTCTTCGATTCGAATTCAATGCACGGGTCGTCGAACAACATCACGCCCTACCCGCGTGCGAACATCTTCCTGGTGTTCAACAGCGTGGACAATGTGCTCGAGCAGCCGTTCGCAGGAACGAAACCGCGCCCGGAGCATCTCGGCAGCCGCGATTTCACACCGCTGACACCCATAACAGGGTCGCCGTTCGCCTAG
- a CDS encoding ABC transporter permease — protein sequence MTTLWFYFTDFLSNPESWRGTDGIPNRMMEHALYTILALVISIALAFPVGLWTGHSGRGGAALTAIANSARALPTYGVLVLLVVMMGIGLVPVLIPLVALAIPPILLNTHEGIRAVSPQLTDAARGMGMTGSQVLLRAELPVALPFILVGMRTAAVQIVATATIAAAVSFGGVGRLIVDGLARRDFTLVVGGGILAAVAALIVLAFFAALRRFLVSPGLRAHAKGGH from the coding sequence ATGACGACGCTCTGGTTCTATTTCACTGACTTCTTGAGCAACCCGGAGAGCTGGCGAGGCACCGACGGCATCCCCAACCGGATGATGGAGCATGCCCTCTACACGATTCTCGCGCTCGTGATATCGATCGCCCTGGCATTTCCTGTGGGTCTGTGGACAGGTCATTCGGGTCGCGGCGGCGCGGCACTCACCGCTATCGCCAACTCGGCTCGCGCACTCCCCACCTACGGAGTACTTGTTCTGCTCGTGGTCATGATGGGCATCGGGCTCGTCCCCGTCCTGATACCTCTCGTGGCGCTGGCTATACCCCCGATTCTCCTGAACACTCATGAAGGTATTCGCGCGGTCAGTCCGCAATTGACCGACGCTGCACGAGGAATGGGCATGACAGGTTCGCAGGTGCTGCTCAGGGCAGAACTCCCCGTCGCACTGCCTTTTATCCTGGTCGGTATGCGGACCGCTGCCGTTCAGATCGTGGCGACCGCCACGATCGCTGCTGCGGTCAGTTTCGGTGGCGTCGGGCGCCTCATCGTCGACGGTCTGGCTCGGCGTGATTTCACGCTTGTGGTGGGCGGAGGCATCCTTGCGGCCGTGGCCGCACTGATCGTGCTCGCGTTCTTCGCTGCGCTGCGACGCTTCCTTGTGTCTCCTGGGCTGCGCGCGCACGCCAAGGGCGGGCACTGA
- a CDS encoding ABC transporter permease, with translation MALSTFSIPSYLGTFTELLGQHLYMALTASLLGLVISLPAGLACVRWPRLYPPVLAVASVLYSIPSLAFFVLLISFTGITPTTVILPLALYTLSGLIPNVVDGLRSVPAETRQAATAMGMRRPRQLVTIELPLAFPAVMAGLRVATVANISMVSVGALIGMGAFGSLFTAAAQLDRVELAVTGILITIVMALTVDLALLAAQWYATPWTRAGGSAPIARRTPFRSLRRATRQTVAPGVRTS, from the coding sequence GTGGCGCTGTCAACGTTCAGCATCCCGAGCTACCTCGGCACATTCACCGAGTTGCTCGGCCAGCATTTGTACATGGCGCTCACCGCATCACTGCTCGGGCTCGTCATTTCGCTGCCCGCGGGGCTCGCGTGTGTGCGGTGGCCGCGTTTGTATCCTCCTGTACTTGCAGTTGCGAGTGTGCTCTACTCCATCCCCTCACTCGCGTTCTTCGTGCTGCTGATCTCCTTCACCGGCATCACACCCACCACCGTGATCCTCCCCCTCGCGCTTTACACGCTTTCCGGACTGATACCGAATGTCGTGGACGGCCTGCGTTCGGTTCCAGCTGAGACTCGACAGGCGGCCACCGCGATGGGAATGCGCCGTCCGCGTCAGCTGGTCACAATCGAGCTGCCCCTCGCATTCCCGGCCGTGATGGCTGGTCTCCGCGTCGCGACAGTCGCGAACATCAGCATGGTCAGTGTGGGTGCCCTGATCGGCATGGGAGCTTTCGGCTCCCTCTTCACCGCCGCTGCGCAGCTCGACCGGGTAGAACTCGCTGTGACTGGCATCCTCATCACGATCGTCATGGCGCTGACCGTAGATCTCGCGCTGCTAGCCGCACAGTGGTATGCGACGCCATGGACGCGTGCTGGCGGCTCAGCACCGATTGCACGGCGCACACCCTTCCGTTCTCTGCGCCGCGCCACGCGCCAGACGGTCGCACCGGGGGTGCGTACTTCATGA
- a CDS encoding ABC transporter ATP-binding protein codes for MITFDEVCKQYPDGTTAVDGLSLDVPSGSLTVFVGPSGCGKTTSLRMINRMIEPTSGRIMLGGQDVLTRDAHHLRRGIGYVIQHAGLFPHRTVIDNVATVPRLLGASRREARSRAAELLERVGLGSEFAKRYPSQLSGGQQQRVGVARALAADPPVLLMDEPFSAVDPVVRKDLQQELLRLQSEISKTIVLVTHDIDEAITLGDRVAVMRPGGTLAQYAAPAELLTEPADDFVAEFLGLDRGVRLLSFFGANGLPLRTDIVVSHSRHEQLPAAHSGEWVLVTDDDDRPLGWLDGAASGDGTSLGSATLHSIGHGYTPETDSLRAALDSAVLSPSGHAVALDGDRRVLGVISQEDLAQQIRNAHLHSSRKAAP; via the coding sequence ATGATCACTTTCGATGAGGTTTGTAAGCAATATCCGGACGGGACGACCGCCGTCGATGGCCTGTCGCTGGACGTGCCCAGTGGTTCGCTGACGGTTTTCGTCGGGCCGTCCGGGTGCGGAAAGACCACGTCGCTGCGCATGATCAACCGGATGATCGAGCCGACATCCGGCCGTATCATGCTTGGCGGCCAAGACGTCCTGACCCGCGACGCCCACCACCTCCGACGCGGGATTGGTTACGTCATCCAGCATGCCGGACTATTCCCGCACCGCACCGTTATCGACAACGTCGCCACCGTGCCGAGATTGCTTGGTGCCTCACGCCGGGAGGCGCGGTCGCGCGCCGCGGAGCTACTCGAACGTGTCGGACTGGGCAGCGAGTTCGCGAAACGCTACCCATCGCAACTCTCAGGTGGCCAGCAACAACGCGTCGGGGTAGCACGTGCACTCGCGGCGGACCCTCCGGTGCTGCTGATGGACGAGCCTTTCTCCGCTGTCGACCCGGTAGTCCGTAAAGATTTGCAGCAGGAACTGCTGCGGCTGCAATCGGAGATCAGTAAGACGATCGTCCTCGTCACCCACGACATCGACGAAGCGATCACTCTAGGAGACCGGGTCGCCGTCATGAGGCCTGGAGGTACGCTCGCGCAATACGCGGCCCCTGCGGAACTACTGACCGAGCCTGCCGATGATTTTGTGGCCGAGTTTCTCGGCCTCGATCGAGGCGTTCGCCTGCTGTCCTTCTTTGGCGCGAATGGCCTTCCGCTGCGCACCGACATCGTGGTGTCGCATTCACGCCACGAACAGCTCCCGGCAGCGCACTCCGGTGAATGGGTACTGGTCACCGACGACGATGACCGTCCACTCGGCTGGCTCGACGGCGCTGCTTCCGGCGACGGGACATCACTCGGCTCCGCTACGCTCCACAGCATCGGGCACGGATATACACCGGAGACCGATTCCTTGCGCGCTGCACTTGACTCCGCGGTCCTCTCCCCCTCGGGACACGCGGTTGCGCTGGACGGGGACCGTAGAGTCCTCGGTGTCATCAGTCAGGAAGACCTCGCACAGCAGATCCGCAACGCACACCTTCACTCGTCGCGGAAGGCAGCACCGTGA
- a CDS encoding ABC transporter substrate-binding protein, whose translation MKRTGRLVAALTISALALTACSGEPSDPLATDGPSGQVVVGSANFPENVLLAEIYAQALEAEGTTVRRQYNIGSREIYFGQVERGAISVLPEYNGALLAYLDDGSDARTTDEINEELRAALPEALTILDSAPAENKDSLVVTQETADEFELSSIEDLAPVAADMRIGAAPEFRDRQQGLVGLEEVYGIEFGEFVPTDNSGPITISSLERGDIDVANIYSTDPSLTTRPFVSLDDPEAVFGSQNVTPLAGAEALGEESISVLNDVSARLTTEALTELLSQVVIERRDVDEVAREWLESAG comes from the coding sequence ATGAAACGAACTGGCCGCCTAGTCGCCGCATTAACAATCAGTGCTCTTGCGCTGACAGCATGCTCAGGAGAACCCAGCGACCCACTCGCGACCGACGGGCCATCCGGGCAGGTCGTAGTGGGTTCAGCCAATTTCCCGGAGAATGTTCTGCTCGCGGAAATCTACGCGCAGGCGCTCGAGGCAGAGGGCACGACTGTGCGGCGCCAGTACAACATCGGCAGCCGCGAGATCTACTTCGGGCAGGTTGAGCGCGGGGCGATATCTGTGCTCCCCGAATACAACGGAGCGCTGCTCGCCTACCTGGACGACGGGAGCGACGCTCGGACGACCGACGAGATCAACGAAGAGCTGCGCGCGGCGCTCCCCGAAGCGCTCACAATTCTTGATTCCGCGCCTGCGGAGAACAAGGATTCACTGGTTGTCACCCAGGAAACCGCAGATGAATTCGAGCTGAGTTCGATCGAGGATCTGGCACCCGTTGCCGCAGATATGCGTATCGGGGCGGCCCCTGAGTTCCGGGACCGGCAGCAAGGACTCGTTGGGCTCGAAGAGGTGTACGGCATCGAGTTCGGCGAGTTCGTGCCCACCGATAATTCCGGGCCAATCACGATCAGCTCGCTCGAACGCGGAGATATCGATGTTGCGAATATCTACTCGACAGACCCGTCACTGACTACGCGTCCGTTTGTCTCACTTGACGATCCGGAAGCGGTGTTCGGTTCGCAGAACGTCACCCCGCTGGCAGGGGCAGAGGCACTTGGTGAGGAGAGCATCTCCGTGCTGAACGACGTGTCCGCCCGGCTGACCACTGAAGCTCTGACCGAACTTCTCAGCCAGGTCGTCATTGAACGTCGTGACGTCGACGAAGTTGCCCGCGAGTGGCTGGAATCCGCTGGTTGA
- a CDS encoding alpha/beta fold hydrolase: MTIASRARPAMPWFRRTVAAGTASALILTGGAAAAGALPGANSPVQQQYLSAPILSGIDATDIPSPLPPQGSLIRSSPLDSAVRVPDSGLSYRILYSTLNHRGEPAVSTGTVSVPPGTPPPGGWPAIIWGHGTTGIGDDCAPSTLPSSPSREVAANYPSYWLRQGYAVVATDYAGLGTQGLHAYLNTQAAANSMLDAATAAHGLNLRLSRTAVALGHSQGGAAALAAASAAPTGNGALDFRGAVAVAPAAHTDALRQSVRPSPETLPGNLTAYAFYALAGFRDTYPDLDIDARLTGKGRELLALAERLCSSEMGVAARPYRMSELFAEPLSDIPGFDQALDEYMRLPSNGYSTSLLIVSGLDDDLPPEPAVRLAEEIQESGGHAVSRTYPGATHVSVLEHSLDDVQSFIGALFSPNPERALDAAGF; the protein is encoded by the coding sequence ATGACGATAGCGTCCCGTGCACGGCCCGCGATGCCGTGGTTCCGCCGGACTGTCGCCGCAGGTACCGCGAGCGCGCTGATACTTACCGGAGGGGCCGCGGCCGCGGGCGCGCTACCAGGTGCGAATTCCCCTGTTCAGCAGCAGTATCTTTCAGCACCGATCCTGTCCGGTATCGATGCGACGGACATACCGTCGCCCCTGCCTCCACAGGGCAGCTTGATCAGATCGTCGCCGCTCGACAGCGCCGTGCGTGTCCCCGATTCGGGGCTCAGCTACCGAATCCTCTACTCGACGCTGAATCACCGGGGCGAGCCGGCAGTCAGTACCGGGACAGTGTCTGTCCCTCCGGGCACGCCGCCGCCCGGAGGCTGGCCCGCCATCATCTGGGGTCACGGGACCACAGGTATCGGAGATGACTGCGCTCCCTCCACATTGCCGAGTAGCCCGTCGCGAGAAGTCGCCGCCAACTACCCTTCCTACTGGCTGCGTCAGGGCTATGCCGTCGTCGCCACCGACTACGCAGGCCTGGGGACCCAGGGCCTTCATGCCTATCTGAATACCCAGGCCGCTGCAAACAGCATGCTCGATGCGGCAACAGCGGCGCACGGGCTTAATCTGCGGCTCTCGCGGACCGCCGTTGCGCTCGGACATTCTCAGGGTGGTGCCGCAGCCCTCGCGGCCGCCAGTGCCGCGCCCACCGGTAACGGTGCGCTGGATTTCCGCGGGGCGGTAGCAGTCGCCCCGGCAGCACACACAGACGCCTTGCGGCAAAGCGTGCGACCATCACCAGAAACTCTTCCCGGAAACCTCACCGCCTACGCTTTTTACGCACTTGCTGGTTTCCGAGATACCTACCCTGACCTGGACATCGACGCCCGTCTCACCGGCAAGGGCCGAGAACTTCTTGCGCTCGCGGAACGTCTGTGCAGCTCAGAGATGGGCGTTGCGGCACGGCCCTATCGCATGAGTGAGCTCTTTGCTGAGCCGCTCAGCGACATCCCCGGGTTCGATCAGGCTCTCGACGAATACATGCGGCTGCCCTCGAACGGCTACTCCACGTCGTTGCTCATCGTCAGCGGCCTTGATGACGATCTGCCTCCTGAGCCGGCAGTCCGCCTCGCCGAGGAGATCCAGGAAAGCGGTGGCCATGCGGTAAGCCGCACGTATCCAGGCGCTACACATGTAAGTGTGCTCGAGCATTCACTTGATGATGTGCAGAGTTTCATTGGTGCACTCTTCAGCCCCAACCCGGAGCGGGCATTAGATGCGGCGGGATTTTAG
- a CDS encoding YdcF family protein: MIFLILALTLAGIFLYRFQREPRRLSNGVYLIFALLLAALWAMTGDTATPLPALLGITVLSSPLLVLALAGFLLTNGVVMVRREGVSAANMLSFLAGFLLLALPVGAALAIASGSPLLTVAALSLTLASTYAGFAFTCFLLYAWVYSRLPVRRGHGAIIVLGAGLLDGEIPPLLANRLDRALALYERERKAGHQPVIVPSGGQGDDEPLPEAQAMAWYLTSRGITDAELLPETRSTSTEENLRYSNRELIAAGVEGRLLVVTSNYHVLRAAILSRHLGLHAHVTGAPTARYYLPSAFLREFAALMVQYRALNLTACGVLMAVPPLLYLVGEALHTAW; this comes from the coding sequence GTGATCTTCCTGATCCTGGCACTGACGCTGGCGGGCATTTTCCTGTACCGGTTCCAGAGAGAGCCGCGGCGCCTCAGCAACGGTGTCTACTTGATCTTCGCTCTCTTGCTGGCGGCGCTCTGGGCGATGACCGGTGACACCGCGACACCACTCCCCGCACTCCTCGGTATCACGGTCCTGTCCTCGCCCTTGCTCGTTCTCGCGCTTGCCGGTTTCCTGCTCACCAACGGTGTCGTAATGGTGCGCCGTGAGGGCGTGTCAGCCGCCAACATGCTGTCCTTCCTGGCTGGATTCCTCCTGCTGGCGCTGCCGGTAGGTGCAGCGCTTGCCATCGCATCCGGCTCTCCCCTGCTCACCGTGGCCGCCCTCTCCCTCACGCTCGCGAGCACATACGCCGGTTTCGCGTTCACCTGCTTCCTGCTTTATGCATGGGTGTACAGTCGGCTTCCCGTGCGCCGCGGGCACGGTGCGATCATCGTGCTCGGCGCTGGGTTGCTCGATGGCGAGATCCCGCCGCTACTCGCCAATCGGCTCGATCGTGCGCTCGCTCTCTACGAACGCGAACGCAAAGCGGGCCATCAGCCGGTCATCGTCCCATCGGGTGGTCAGGGCGATGATGAGCCACTACCCGAAGCGCAGGCGATGGCATGGTATCTGACAAGCCGTGGGATCACCGACGCGGAACTACTGCCTGAAACACGCTCCACATCAACGGAAGAGAACCTCCGCTACAGCAATCGCGAATTGATTGCAGCGGGTGTGGAGGGGCGCCTCCTCGTCGTGACGAGCAATTATCACGTGCTTCGCGCCGCGATTTTGTCACGCCACCTCGGCCTTCACGCGCACGTCACGGGCGCACCGACAGCACGCTACTACCTGCCGAGTGCATTCCTGCGCGAGTTCGCGGCACTGATGGTGCAGTACCGGGCGCTTAACTTAACGGCATGTGGTGTGCTGATGGCGGTCCCACCGCTGCTGTACCTGGTGGGTGAAGCGCTGCACACTGCCTGGTAG
- a CDS encoding alpha/beta hydrolase produces the protein MGKAHNTVGRGRRTPGLRILIALAALLLPLVVSTAPAGAQPGPRVDRIDRIGDRFAIVHVYSPSMNRVIPNEVYLPANQGAASPTLYLLNGVDGGQEGKSWFQSTRLRDFFSDKHVKVVSPIGGRYSMYADWRHPDPVLGVNKWQTYMTSELPIAIDNAFPSTGRNAVGGLSLSAASALDLAVQAPHRYQAVASYSGCARTSAPEGIAANAAVVAFGGGNVFNAFGPPGDPAWVRHDPFVNAERLRGKAIYLAAASGIPGPADGVTGLAVIGQTLGPGAVEFATNLCSMAFKSRLDSLGIPATLSQQATGAHTWGLFEQQMRDSWRVIGPAIGA, from the coding sequence GTGGGTAAGGCACACAACACTGTCGGCCGCGGCCGGCGAACGCCTGGGCTCAGGATTCTGATCGCGCTGGCCGCGTTACTCCTCCCTCTCGTCGTCAGCACGGCCCCAGCAGGTGCACAGCCCGGCCCGCGTGTCGATCGAATCGATCGCATCGGTGACCGGTTCGCGATTGTGCATGTCTACTCCCCTTCGATGAATCGCGTCATTCCCAATGAGGTGTATCTTCCTGCCAACCAGGGCGCGGCAAGCCCGACGCTGTACCTCCTCAACGGAGTCGACGGTGGCCAGGAGGGCAAGAGCTGGTTCCAGAGCACCCGGCTGCGTGACTTCTTCTCAGACAAGCACGTCAAGGTCGTCAGCCCGATCGGTGGTCGTTACAGCATGTACGCCGACTGGCGGCATCCCGACCCGGTGCTGGGCGTAAACAAATGGCAGACCTACATGACGTCGGAACTGCCGATCGCGATCGATAACGCATTCCCGTCGACGGGGCGCAACGCGGTGGGTGGTCTTTCCCTCAGCGCTGCGTCCGCTCTCGACCTCGCAGTCCAGGCACCGCACCGGTACCAGGCAGTTGCCTCTTACAGTGGCTGCGCCCGGACCAGCGCACCGGAAGGGATCGCGGCCAATGCGGCGGTCGTCGCATTCGGCGGCGGAAATGTTTTCAACGCCTTCGGCCCGCCGGGTGACCCCGCCTGGGTTCGGCACGATCCTTTCGTCAACGCGGAACGCCTCCGCGGTAAAGCAATCTACCTCGCGGCCGCAAGCGGTATCCCGGGCCCCGCGGACGGAGTGACGGGCCTCGCTGTCATTGGACAGACCCTAGGACCGGGGGCCGTAGAGTTCGCAACGAACCTGTGCTCGATGGCCTTCAAGAGCCGACTGGATTCCCTCGGCATTCCCGCGACGCTCTCTCAGCAGGCGACCGGTGCACACACCTGGGGGCTGTTCGAGCAGCAGATGCGTGACTCGTGGCGAGTGATCGGCCCCGCGATCGGCGCATGA
- the ehuA gene encoding ectoine/hydroxyectoine ABC transporter ATP-binding protein EhuA, with amino-acid sequence MPNSQGEPSPKIRFEDVVKQFGDNVVLDHLNFTVDRGEKVTLIGPSGSGKTTILRLLMTLEKVNEGVIWVDDDPFSHEMRKGALTPASEKYLRQARRKIGMVFQHFNLFPNMTVIENLTEGPVHVLGRSKDEAVDRGRKLLDMVGLAEKENAHPSQLSGGQQQRVAIARALAMDPEILLLDEVTSALDPELVVGVLNVLRDIAHSTDITMLIVTHEMQFARDVSDRILMFDKGRIIEEGAPEQIFTEPRNDRTRTFLHAVISH; translated from the coding sequence ATGCCAAACAGCCAGGGTGAACCTAGCCCGAAAATCCGGTTTGAGGACGTCGTCAAACAGTTCGGTGACAACGTTGTGCTCGACCATTTGAACTTCACCGTCGATCGCGGTGAAAAGGTCACACTCATCGGACCGAGCGGCTCCGGTAAGACGACCATCTTGCGCCTGCTGATGACGCTCGAGAAAGTAAACGAAGGCGTCATCTGGGTCGATGACGACCCGTTCTCGCACGAAATGCGGAAAGGCGCTCTCACCCCGGCGAGCGAGAAGTACCTTCGGCAGGCGCGGCGCAAAATCGGGATGGTCTTCCAGCACTTCAACCTCTTCCCGAACATGACGGTGATCGAAAACCTGACTGAGGGACCGGTCCACGTGCTCGGGCGAAGCAAGGACGAAGCAGTCGACCGCGGCAGAAAACTTCTCGACATGGTGGGGCTTGCGGAGAAGGAGAATGCGCACCCTTCGCAGCTATCAGGCGGTCAGCAGCAACGTGTCGCGATCGCACGAGCACTCGCGATGGACCCGGAAATCCTGCTGCTTGACGAAGTTACGTCAGCACTGGACCCCGAACTGGTCGTCGGTGTGCTGAATGTTCTGCGCGACATCGCGCACTCGACCGACATCACCATGCTCATCGTGACGCATGAAATGCAATTTGCGCGCGATGTTTCGGACCGCATTCTCATGTTCGACAAAGGCAGAATCATCGAAGAGGGCGCACCTGAGCAGATCTTCACTGAGCCACGAAACGACCGCACGAGAACCTTCTTGCACGCCGTGATCAGCCACTGA